The genomic interval CACCTCGGAGTTCAGGTTCGGGTCGTAGTGGTAGACCTCGGCGTGGTTCGGCGAGCCGCAGCCGCCCGGGTTGTCCAGCGCCGGCCACTCCCGGCTGCCGCCGTGCTGCTCCCAGACCAGCGCGCCCCGGGTCGGCGGCAACTGCCGCAGCCCGGTGTTGTTCGGCGAGTCGTTGACCGGCCCGGTGCCGCCGCCGCACGGGAACCAGCCGCGCGGGGAGTTGGTGGCGAAGTTCCAGTCGTTGTAGGCGACGTTCGGCCCACCGCAGTACGGCCAGCCGTGGTTGCCCGGCGCGGTGGCCCGGTTGTACTCGTCGTACGCCGCCGGCCCCCGGTTGGCGACCGTGGCACCCGCGTCCGGCCCGACCTCGCCCCAGTAGAGGGTGTTCGCGTTCTTCCTGTCGACCCAGATCCGGTACGGGTTCCGTACCCCCATGACGTAGATCTCGGGCCGGGTCTGCGCGGTCCCCGGCGCGAAGAGGTTGCCGGCCGGGATGGTGTAGCCGCCGTTCTCCTCCGGATGGATCCGGTTGATCTTCCCGCGCAGGTCGTTGGTGTTCCCCGAGGTGCGCTGCGCGTCGTACTGCGGGTCGCGGCTGGGGCGCTCGTCGATCGGCGCCATCCCGGCCGAGTCGCCGCCGGAGTTGGTGTTGTCGCCGACCGCGAAGTAGAGGTTCTCGTTGCTGTCCCAGCTCATCGAGCCGGCCGAGTGGCAGCAGAGCCGCCGCTCGGTCGGCCACTCGATCAGCTTCGTCTCGGCGCCCAGTTGCAGGGTGCCGGTGTCGAAGGTGAACCGGGAGATCCGGTTGACCAGCGGGGTGCCGACCGGCGAATAGAAGAGGTACACCCAGCGGTTGGTGGCGAAGCGCGGGTGCAGGGTGATGCCGATCAGCCCGTCCTCGAACCGGGCGTCGAGTGGCAAGGTCAGCGCCACCGTGGTCGAACCGGTGGCCGGGTTGTAGAGCCGGACCTGCCCGCCGCCGGAGCTGGTACCCCGGTTGATGTAGAGCACCTTGCCGTCCGGCAGCACGGAGAGCTCGATCGGCTCGCCCATGGAGAGCCCGCCGTCGAGCTTGACCTTCTCGAACTGCGTGGTCGGCGGCGGCGCGGCGGTCGCCGGTGGGGCGGCGACGCCGACCGCGACCAGCGGCGGCAGCAGCGCCGCGACGGTGGCCAGCACCACGGCGGCGACGGTACGACGTGCGGGAAGTCTTCGATTCATGGCGTACTCCGGCGGTTCGGTGGGGGTGCGCGGTGGGGTGGTCCGGGTACGCGGCCGCCGATGCCCGACCCGGTGGTACTGGCGGAAGAGCCGGCGGATGCGGCTGTCCCGCCGCCACGGCCGGCGGGTCGGGGGTGGACCCGCCGGCCGTGGCCGGTCAGGCGGGGACCAGGTCGAACTTCTCCCAGGGGCCGATCGAGTCCCGGTTGGCGATCAGCGGCGCCGCGCCGCCGTTCTCGGCGACGACGTACCTGCCGTTCACGTTGGCCCGCAGGCTGACCGAGCCGTCCGAGTTGCGGACCAGGGCGAACGTCTCCCACGCCCCGGCCGAGGGCCGGTTCGCGATCAGCGGGTCGGCCCCGGCGTTCTCCGCGCAGACGAACTGGTTGTTCACCCTGGCCCGCAGTCCGATGGTGCCGCCGCCGAGGTCGACCTGGTCGAACTGCTCCCACGAGCCGACGGCGGCGGCGTTCGCGACCAGGTTGCCGGCGCCCGCGTCGCTGGCGCTGACGTACTGGCCGTTGGCCTGGGCGCGCAGCGCCACCCCGCCGGACGGCTGGCTGCCGCCGGTGAGGATCCGGAGCGCGTCGACCATGCCGACCGAGGTGGTCCGGTTGACGATCCGGATCGTGTGCTGGCCGTTCGACAGCCCGGTCCGGCGCCAGACGACCTGCTGGGCCTGCCGGGCGCCGGAGGCGTTCAGGTTGACGTTGGCCTGCAACACGTTGTCGAGATAGACGTCGACGTTGCCCATGTCGCTGAAGCGCTCCGAGAGGTATTCGACGCCGGTCCCGGTGAAGGTGTAGGAGGCGGTCGCCCCGACCGTGGTGCTGTGGTGGGTGTCGTCGTTGTAGTCGCCGTACCCGCGGGCGGTGGTGAGGTGCCAGTTGGCGTCGTAGCTCAGCAGGGTGTTGTTGACCAGTTCACCGCCGCCCGGGTTGCCGGGGCCGCCGCCGAGGCCGAGCGTCGAGGCAGTACCGGAGAGCGCCTTCGCGCCCTGGTTGGCGCTGCCGGTCAGCGTGGCGGCGGAGTAGCTGGCCAGCGGCTTGCCGGTCCGTTCCAGCACGTAGTTCGCGTTCGCCGCCGTGGCAAAGGCGATCTCGCCGGCCGTGCTGGTCGTCAGGACGGCGTTGTCCGAGGTACGCCGGACGCGTACCTCCTGGTTGCCCCACGGGTTCACCACCCGGGCCTGCTTGCCGTGCAGGCTGCGCAGCCCGACGTACTTGATCTCGCCGGCCTCCCGCTCGGAGCTGACCAGGAAACCGTCCTTGGCCAGCAGGGTGAACCTGCCGACGAAGCTCGCGTCGGTCGGCACCGCCGGAAAGACCCGGATCTTGTCGTTGTACGACTGCATCAGCGACTCGTTCATCGCCGCCAGGTGGATGCCGAGGTACTCGAAGACCCCGTTGGTGTTGTTGGTCATCCCGTTCGGATAGTTCTGATATTTCTGGAGCATCGTCCGCATGCCCTGGAACGCCTGGTTGCCGAGCCCGAGCCGGGCGGCGTGCACGTGGTCGTTGGCCCAGACGTTGCCGTAGGGGTGCGGCCGGACGTTCCAGGTGTTCACCGCGGTCTGGTAATCCGGGTAGCCGATCCCGGTCAGGTCGTAGGGCCAGACCAGCTCCAGCGCCACGTTCTCCCCGTTGCGGGTCGGCGACGACGGCGGGTCGTGCGGCAGGTAGGCCCCGTTCGAGATCTGGTACGGCGCCAGGTTGTTCACGATGTTCTGCCAGTTGGCCCGCAGCCCCGAGTCCAGCCCGAGCTGCTGGCTGACCGCGATGGTCAGCGGGAAGAGCAGCCGTACCGCCGCCAGGTCGGTGATGGCGTTGCGGACGTCCCAGTAGGTCTCGTGGGCGTTCGAGTTCGCCATGTAGTAGCGGCCGGAGGAGTCCCGGCTGAGGATGTCCTCGTAGAACTTCACCGCCTCCCGCATGTACGGGTACGCGGTGTTTCGCAGGTAGTTCTCGTCGTTGGTGTACCGGTATTGCAGGTACATGTTGTAGGCGGCCTCGGTGCCGGTGGAGTAGAGGTCGTTGACGTAGTCGCTGTTGACGGTGCCCCGGGCGTTGCCGTCCCAGCCCATCGTCTCCGGCACCCAGAGCCCGTCACTGCCGTACCGGGTGGTGGTGAAGGACTTCAGCGCGGCCAGGTTGCGGCTGTAGAGCCGGTTGAAGCCGGCCATCAGGTCGACGTGGTTGCTGGCGTAGAACGAGTTGTAGACGTCGCGCTGGTTCCAGTACCAGTAGCCGTTGCTCCACTTGGAGTTGTCCTGGGTGGCCCGGAAGACTCCGTTGATGAAGTGCAGCGGATAGTTGCCGAAGCCGCCCGCCGCGATCATGTAGGTGGCCAGGTAGTAGACGTTCTCCAGGTAGTCGGCGTCCCCGCCCGCGTTGGAATACTGGACGAACGACCTGGCCCAGAAGTTGTGCCACCAGTTGCGATAGTTGTTCAGCGTGCTGGCGTAACCGGTCGCCTTCACCGCCGCGAGCTGGTTGCGCGCCTGCTGCACCGAGTTCTGCCCCGGGGAGTTGATTCGGGAGGCGGCGGTGAACCAGACGGTGTAGCTGCTGGTCGGGGTGATGTTCAGGCGTACCCGGGTGCCGTTGACCGTCTGCGAGGTGTAGCTCGCGCCTTCGACGGTGGCCGCCAGGGTGTAGCCGAAGTTGTTCGGGTCGGCCTGACCCCGGCTGATCCCGACCCCGGTCGAGTCGGCGAAGGTGCTCGCGGTGCGCCAGGTGGTCAGGTTCGGCACGTCAGCGATGTTCTGGACGCTGTTCAGGTCCCAGAGGCTCAGGTCGAGGCCGACGCTGGTGACACCCGGCCGGCTGTCCTCGACGTGGATTCCCATCACCTCCGAGTTGGGCGAGCCCATGATGGTGACGGTGCGGTTGTTGTCGTACTTCGTGGTCAGGGTGCCGTCGTAGAGCGACAGCCGCTGTTGGAACGTGGTGTAGCCGGTGTCCAGCTGCGGGTTGCTGAACAGGTTGACGTTGCCGGCCGCATAGGTCGACTGCTGGGCCAGGTCGACTCCGGAGACCTGCATCGACAGGCCGTTCTGGCTCCACACCATCGCCCCGGTCCTGCCGTTGCCGACGGTCAGGCCGTGCAGCGGGTTGGTGTTCGGCCGGTTGTAGACGATGTCGTGCTTCGACAGGTAGCTGGCGTAGTTGACGTTCAGGGTGCCGGTGCTCGAATTGAACGCGGCGTCGGTGGGCGCCGCTGCGGCCGGTGTGGCCGGGCCGGTGGCGACGAGACCACCGGTGAGCAGGGCGGCGAGCATGACGCGGATCGGCGTACTCACCTTCATCGACACGATCCCCTTCTAGATCGTCCGGTGGATGATGTCTCGCGCCCCGGAGGCCGGTGCAGCTCCCCATCCGCCGAAAACGGGGAGCGACGTCGAGACGGACCGGGCCGGTGCGGTAGCCCGAGGTCGCGTTGACCCCGGGTAACCATCGACCCAGGTCTGTGATTTGCAGTTAACATTGGATGTCTTGCATCCGTCAATCCCTTGCTGCGAGGTTTTGCCGGCAGCCTGCTGCCGGAGAGCGCACACATACATCGGACGTATCGTCTGCCGCACCGTGCCGTGCCGTGCCGTCGTGCGGCAGGCGGCCCGCCCCGGACCAGGGGAGAGTGGTCCGGGGCGGGCCGGGGGTGACGAGACGGGTCAGCGGCGCCGGGGCACCCAGTAGAGGAGCTGCCCGGCGATCAGCGCGGGATGCGTGTCGGGCAGCGCTCGCAGCGCGCGGGCAAGGTGCGCGGCGAGGTACATCATCAGTCCCACCCGGTCACCCCGGAAGCCGACCAGCAGGGCAAGGCGGGCCGGCGCGCACGGCCACGGGTCGCGGCAGGTCCGACACTGGTACGTCGTCGCCGGGCTGTGCCGGCCGGCCGGGTAGCGCCGCGGGTTCCGGCGCATGTGTCGGTACCAGCGCTCCTGCGGCCCGATCACGGCTCACACCAGGGCGCTGGTGCCGCGCCCGGACCGTTGCTGCCGTACCGGCGTCGCGGCGGCCGCCCGGTTGGTCCGTCGGGCGTGCAGGGGTGCGTCCCAGCCGTGGCGGCGGTTGGTCGCCCTGGTGCGGGCCTGCGGCGCGGGTACGGCCGGCTGGGCCGGCTCGGGCGTCGCCGCCCGGACGGCGGCCCGATAGTCGGCGCGGGAGAGTCGCGCTGGTGGCGCCGGCTGACAGGGCATCGGCGTCAGTTCGGCCGAGTCGGGACAACGCCACCGGTAGCCGCACCGGCAATACCGCCAGAGCCGGCGCCAGTTTCGGCGGTGATAGGGCCGGAATCCGCGCCAGAGTTTCATGATGATGCCTTTCGTCGGCGGAATTGGAGGGGGCGGCGCCAGGCTCCGAACCTCGGCGCCACCCCCCGTGGGCACCCACCCGAATTGGAAGGTCACGGGGGCGGGCAAGTGCCCGGATTCCACCCTGGACCCTGGCCCCAGCAGGGCGGAAGATGCTGGTCGGGCACGGGAACCCAGCAGGCAGAACAGCGAACATGACCATCGGCGCCGAAGTGATTTGGGGGACGTGAGAGCCTATGTCCGCGAGCGAATATCTGGTAAAGGACCTACGCCGTACGCGCGAGTTGCTCGGCCTGACCCAGGAGGCGTGGGGAGATCGAATCCACTTTTCCGCCAAGCATGTCGGCGCGGTGGAGCGAGGCGAGCGGCCGGCGCTCCCGGACTATCTTGGGGCGGTCGATCGCGCCTTCGGAACCACGTTCATGCAGTTCTACCGGATGTTCGTGAAGGAGGAGCTGGTCCCGGTCTGGTACCGACCGTTCAACGAGCACGAGCAGCAGGCAAGCCTCCTCAGGGTCTACCAACCGCTGCTGGTCCCTGGCCTCCTGCAAACCGAGGCATATGCTCGGGCCATCCTGGCCGGCTTCCGCATCCATCCAGACTCCATAGATGCCATCGTGGCGACCCGGCTCGGTCGACAGGAGATCCTCTACCGCCGGCCCGACCCCTGCCAGTTGGTCGCGGTGATCGACGAGGGTGTCCTGCACCGCCGCGTCGGGGACGCGGAGGTCATGCGCGACCAGTTGAAGGCCCTGGTGGCGGCGTGCGAGCATCCCAACGTCCGGGTGCAGGTCGTCCCGTTCGAGGCCGGCGCCTATGTGGGGCTGGACGGGCCGCTGGTGGTCGCGACGGTGGACGGCCGGTCGGTTGGGTTCCTGGAAGGGCACCTGAAGGGTCGCGTGGTAGAGAGCCCGGATGCCACGACGGACCTTGAGGGCGCCTGGGAGGCAATCCGGGACTACGCTCTACCCGGTAACCAAAGCCTAGACCTGATCACGAGGACGACTGAGAAATGGACGTGAACACCGCCCCGAACTGGCACAAGTCGTCACGCAGCGAGAGTGGACAGTGCGTCGAGGTGGCTGACAATCTCCCCGGCCGTGTCTTCGTGCGCGACAGCAAGGACCGGCAGGGACCGGTCCTGACGTTCGGCCCCCGACAGTGGCGTGGATTCGTGGAAGGGCTCTCAAGATTCTTGGAGAATCAGGGCTTGTAGCGAACCACAGATCTCCAAGAATCTTGAGGCTTGGCACGGCGGTTCACTGCGCTGCGGTCCGGTCGAGGAGGAACAGTGCGGTGGCGTCGATGACGTCGTCGAAGTGGCTGCCGTTGCCGGGGTAGTGGAACCCGTGTCCCGCCTGGTCGTATTCAAGGAGCGTGCACTCGTTGCCGGCGCGCACCATCGCGTCCCGGAACTGCCGCACGGAGTCGATCGGCTCGACCTCGTCGCGGGTACCGTGGTGGATCTGCATCCGCGGATTCCCCGGCCGCACGAACTCGGTCAGCGAGTACTCGGTCAATCTGCCCGCCGCGACACCGACCTGCTGTTCGAGGCGGTGCTGCACCTCCGGCTCGAAGGAGCGCAGATTCGATCCCGCAGGATTGAAGCCGACCACGGCCGCGATGCCGGGCTCCGGCGCGGTGCCGGACGCCTCCGGGGTCATCGCGGCAAGGATCGCGAGATGAGCACCGGCTGAGCTGCCACCCGAGGCCAACTGCGGCGCTTCGAGCCCGCGCGACGCCGCCAGCCGGCGGAACTGCTCGACCGCGCGCCGAACGTCGGCGATGCAGTCGTCGATGCTGACCGCGCCACGGCCGAGCAGCCGATAACCGGCTGACACCGCGAGGATTCCGCGTGCCGCCAATTTCCGGCAGTGCGGGGCGAGCCCGTCGGCCGAGCCCGCGCGGAGGGCGCCGCCATGGAACAGCACGATGCCGGCGCGCGGCCGTGTGTCGTCGCCCGGCTCGAAGAGCAGCAGGGGCAGCTCCCGGCCGTCGGCGGCCTGATAGAGCATCGAGGACTCGCGACGGCCGGTCGTCATGACGGCGTCAGCCAACCCGGACGGGCAGGGCGGCCAGCCCACGGAAGACCGGAAAGGGGAGCCAGCTCAGCTCCTCCGGAGCGCACGCGAGGCGCAGGTCGGGGAAGCGGCGCAGCAGGGTACCGATCGCGACGGATCCTTCCATCCGCGCGAGCGCGGCGCCCAGGCAGCGGTGCAGACCGTGCCCGAAGGCCAGGTGCCGGTCGTCGCCGCGCGTGAGGTCCAGCCGGTCGGGTTCGGCGAACCGGCGCGGGTCGCGGTTGGCCGCCGCGATCCCGACGATCACGATGCTGCCAGCCGGAACAACGGTGTCACCGATGGTGAAGTCCTGCACGGCGTAGCTCGGCGAAGAACGTGCGGTGGGGCCGTCAAAGCGCAACAGCTCCTCGATCGCGCCGGGCAGCAGCTCCGGCCGCTCGCGCAGCGTGGCCAACTGGTCAGGATGCCGGAGCAGGGCCGCCATGCCGTTGCCGATGAGGTTGGTCGTCGGTTCGTGGCCGGCGAAGAGCAGTTGCTGGGTGAGGGCGACCAGTTCCGCCTCGGTGAGCTGGTCGCCGTCGTCGCTCGCCGCGAGCAGCGCGGTCAGCAGGTCGCCCTGCCCACCGGTACGGGCCTGGTCACGCTTGTGCGCCACCAGACCGATGGCGTACTCCCGCAGCAGCCGGCGCGCCTCCTGCCTGGACATCGGGGCGTCGGTCACGAACGGCGGATGCATCGCCGCGACGGTCCAGGCCCGGAACCGGCCATGGTCGATCGACGGCACCCCGAGCAGTTCGGCGATGACGGTGAGGGACAACGGGTACGCGTAATCTTCGATCAGGTCTGCGGTCGTCCGCTCGGCGACGGCGTCGAGCAGGCCGTCGGCGATCTGCTGGGTCCGCTCCCGCAGCTCGGCCACCCGGCGGGTCGTGAACGCCCGCCCCACCAGCGCCCGCAGCCTGGTGTGCTCCGGCGGGTCGGTGGTGTGCAGGTCGAACGTCGCCTCGCCCGGCTCACCGCTGACCACCCCGGCCGCGCGCAGGGCATCCCAGGCGCGTCGCGGATCCTTCGACAGCCGGCCGTCGGCGAACGCCGCCCGCGCCTCGTCAAACCTCGTGACCAGCCAGTATTCCAGGCCGTTCGGGTTGCGAAGCCGATGTACCGGCGCCTGCTCACGCAGCCGCGCGTACGCCGGGTGCGGATCGGCGAAGAACTCGGGCGTGTACATCGCGTGGTTAGCTGTCACCTGCACCGCCCCCCGGGCACCCCGTCGCTCGTCCTGCCGCCCGAACCGCACCGGACCCGCCCGCCGCTGCCCGGTCGGCTGCCCGGCGATTGCCTCGACGTCCGCGATCGAAGGCTACCTCCACCGGGAGGGTCGCCAGGCCCCTGCGGTGCCGACACCTCGGGCCGGCGGTGTCGAAGGCTCGGCGTAGGCGATAGCCGGCAGTGGGACACCGGGGCAGCGGACGTGGCAGTCCTGGAATTCGGTGCGCGATGGTGGCGCGGGTTTGTAGGCTCGCCGAGCGCCGGAAGCGACGGGGGGCGGCTTGTTCTGTCAGATGGGGACGCTCCGGTGAGCGGCACGCCGGATCTCGGTCCCGTGCCGCAGCGCATCGTCGTCGACGCCGAGCAGGTACGTCGGCTCGTCGCCGACCAGTTTCCCCAGTGGGCCGATCTGCCGGTCTGGCCGGTGGCCGAAGGCGGCTGGGACAACTGGACCTTCCACCTGGGCTCCCGCCGGTCGGTGCGGCTGCCCTGCGCATCCGAATACGCCCTGGCGGTGGCGAAGGAACACCGCTGGCTACCGGAACTCGCCCCTCGGCTCCCGCTGCCCATTCCGGTACCACTGGCGAAAGGGGAGCCGGGCCGAGGCTACCCGTACTCGTGGTCGATCTACCCGTGGTTGGACGGCGAGCCTGCCCGCGCGGACCGCATCGCCGACCCCGTCCGGTTCGCCGTCGGCCTGGCCGAGTTCCTAGCGGCCCTGCGCGACGTCGACCCCACCGACGGTCCCCGGCCCGGCCTGCACAACTGGTTCCGCGGCGGCACGCTGCGCACCTACGATGGGCGCGCGCAGTACGCGCTCACGGCACTCGACGGCCATGTCGACGTCGAGCTGGCCGGCGAGATCTGGAAGAGCGCGCTGGACGCTCGCTGGGACGGTGTGCCGAGCTGGTTCCACGGTGACGTCGCCGAGGGAAATCTCCTGCTCAACGACGGCGAATTGGCAGCCGTCATCGACTTCGGGACGTGCGGCGTCGGCGACCCGGCCTGTGACCTGGCCGTCGCATGGACGCTGCTGACCGCCGACGGCCGGCAGGCGTTCCGGGAGCGACTCTCCGTCGACGACGCGACCTGGGCGCGCGGGCGCGGCTGGGCACTCTGGAAGACGCTCGTCACCTGCTCCCACACCCTGGGCGAGGCCGACGAGTCGGCCGCCGGAAACGCACGGCGCGTCCTCGGCGAGATCTTCTCCGAGTACGCCGCCGGTGCCGTCGCCACGTCATAATCACGTTCTGCGTTAATCGCGTCGCGTGCCGATCGTCGCGGGGGCTAGCCTGGCGCGGTGAGTTCAGGGGATGACCTTCACGGCGGATGTGTCGAGCCGGTGGT from Plantactinospora sp. BC1 carries:
- a CDS encoding glycoside hydrolase family 95-like protein, whose amino-acid sequence is MKVSTPIRVMLAALLTGGLVATGPATPAAAAPTDAAFNSSTGTLNVNYASYLSKHDIVYNRPNTNPLHGLTVGNGRTGAMVWSQNGLSMQVSGVDLAQQSTYAAGNVNLFSNPQLDTGYTTFQQRLSLYDGTLTTKYDNNRTVTIMGSPNSEVMGIHVEDSRPGVTSVGLDLSLWDLNSVQNIADVPNLTTWRTASTFADSTGVGISRGQADPNNFGYTLAATVEGASYTSQTVNGTRVRLNITPTSSYTVWFTAASRINSPGQNSVQQARNQLAAVKATGYASTLNNYRNWWHNFWARSFVQYSNAGGDADYLENVYYLATYMIAAGGFGNYPLHFINGVFRATQDNSKWSNGYWYWNQRDVYNSFYASNHVDLMAGFNRLYSRNLAALKSFTTTRYGSDGLWVPETMGWDGNARGTVNSDYVNDLYSTGTEAAYNMYLQYRYTNDENYLRNTAYPYMREAVKFYEDILSRDSSGRYYMANSNAHETYWDVRNAITDLAAVRLLFPLTIAVSQQLGLDSGLRANWQNIVNNLAPYQISNGAYLPHDPPSSPTRNGENVALELVWPYDLTGIGYPDYQTAVNTWNVRPHPYGNVWANDHVHAARLGLGNQAFQGMRTMLQKYQNYPNGMTNNTNGVFEYLGIHLAAMNESLMQSYNDKIRVFPAVPTDASFVGRFTLLAKDGFLVSSEREAGEIKYVGLRSLHGKQARVVNPWGNQEVRVRRTSDNAVLTTSTAGEIAFATAANANYVLERTGKPLASYSAATLTGSANQGAKALSGTASTLGLGGGPGNPGGGELVNNTLLSYDANWHLTTARGYGDYNDDTHHSTTVGATASYTFTGTGVEYLSERFSDMGNVDVYLDNVLQANVNLNASGARQAQQVVWRRTGLSNGQHTIRIVNRTTSVGMVDALRILTGGSQPSGGVALRAQANGQYVSASDAGAGNLVANAAAVGSWEQFDQVDLGGGTIGLRARVNNQFVCAENAGADPLIANRPSAGAWETFALVRNSDGSVSLRANVNGRYVVAENGGAAPLIANRDSIGPWEKFDLVPA
- a CDS encoding DUF397 domain-containing protein is translated as MDVNTAPNWHKSSRSESGQCVEVADNLPGRVFVRDSKDRQGPVLTFGPRQWRGFVEGLSRFLENQGL
- a CDS encoding helix-turn-helix transcriptional regulator, with protein sequence MSASEYLVKDLRRTRELLGLTQEAWGDRIHFSAKHVGAVERGERPALPDYLGAVDRAFGTTFMQFYRMFVKEELVPVWYRPFNEHEQQASLLRVYQPLLVPGLLQTEAYARAILAGFRIHPDSIDAIVATRLGRQEILYRRPDPCQLVAVIDEGVLHRRVGDAEVMRDQLKALVAACEHPNVRVQVVPFEAGAYVGLDGPLVVATVDGRSVGFLEGHLKGRVVESPDATTDLEGAWEAIRDYALPGNQSLDLITRTTEKWT
- a CDS encoding flavin reductase, with translation MRRNPRRYPAGRHSPATTYQCRTCRDPWPCAPARLALLVGFRGDRVGLMMYLAAHLARALRALPDTHPALIAGQLLYWVPRRR
- a CDS encoding aminoglycoside phosphotransferase family protein, encoding MSGTPDLGPVPQRIVVDAEQVRRLVADQFPQWADLPVWPVAEGGWDNWTFHLGSRRSVRLPCASEYALAVAKEHRWLPELAPRLPLPIPVPLAKGEPGRGYPYSWSIYPWLDGEPARADRIADPVRFAVGLAEFLAALRDVDPTDGPRPGLHNWFRGGTLRTYDGRAQYALTALDGHVDVELAGEIWKSALDARWDGVPSWFHGDVAEGNLLLNDGELAAVIDFGTCGVGDPACDLAVAWTLLTADGRQAFRERLSVDDATWARGRGWALWKTLVTCSHTLGEADESAAGNARRVLGEIFSEYAAGAVATS
- a CDS encoding cytochrome P450; this encodes MTANHAMYTPEFFADPHPAYARLREQAPVHRLRNPNGLEYWLVTRFDEARAAFADGRLSKDPRRAWDALRAAGVVSGEPGEATFDLHTTDPPEHTRLRALVGRAFTTRRVAELRERTQQIADGLLDAVAERTTADLIEDYAYPLSLTVIAELLGVPSIDHGRFRAWTVAAMHPPFVTDAPMSRQEARRLLREYAIGLVAHKRDQARTGGQGDLLTALLAASDDGDQLTEAELVALTQQLLFAGHEPTTNLIGNGMAALLRHPDQLATLRERPELLPGAIEELLRFDGPTARSSPSYAVQDFTIGDTVVPAGSIVIVGIAAANRDPRRFAEPDRLDLTRGDDRHLAFGHGLHRCLGAALARMEGSVAIGTLLRRFPDLRLACAPEELSWLPFPVFRGLAALPVRVG
- a CDS encoding alpha/beta hydrolase, with the translated sequence MLYQAADGRELPLLLFEPGDDTRPRAGIVLFHGGALRAGSADGLAPHCRKLAARGILAVSAGYRLLGRGAVSIDDCIADVRRAVEQFRRLAASRGLEAPQLASGGSSAGAHLAILAAMTPEASGTAPEPGIAAVVGFNPAGSNLRSFEPEVQHRLEQQVGVAAGRLTEYSLTEFVRPGNPRMQIHHGTRDEVEPIDSVRQFRDAMVRAGNECTLLEYDQAGHGFHYPGNGSHFDDVIDATALFLLDRTAAQ